The Deinococcus sp. AJ005 genome includes a window with the following:
- a CDS encoding ATP-binding cassette domain-containing protein: protein MTPSQTSLKFSLRLGLSIAAVLIALSLPLMLPLFQVTLLTNILIFSIVVTGLVLLTGILGLTSFGQAAFMGVGAYTTAVLTAQMGWNPWLSLPVSLLVTGLIAWFLGLLTLRMQGHYLPLATIAWGISLFYVFGNTPALGGFTGLTDIPPISVLGLELTSPRNFAYLALACLGVVALGAQFLLSSRTGRAMRALRSGPMVAEAFGVSAFGLRVQVFVLSALMAALAGWLYAHSQRFVNPTPFSLQAGIEYLFMAVVGGSQHVWGGVLGAGLITQIREQLRDILPGLLGQQGNFEVIVFGALVILVLQFARQGLWPLLERLLPQEGIRILPEREKLSPRPKPAPGTPLLSVKNAVKQFGGLRAVGDVSFDLNAGEILGLIGPNGAGKSTMFNLITGVNPATSGQITFMGQDISRRSAGQIHRLGLSRTFQHVHLLPDLTLLENTMMGGYARGKAGIVRSLLHLERGEEAALQHEALRQLERVGLGAQAFTLAGNLALGQQRVLEIARALVADPTLLLLDEPAAGLRYGEKAELIILLRKLRDEGVTVLLVEHDMDLVMGLVDRLVVMNYGEKLAEGSPQQVRDNADVREAYLGVDMEEEGAA from the coding sequence ATGACCCCGTCTCAAACCTCTCTGAAATTTTCCCTTCGCCTGGGCCTGAGCATTGCCGCCGTGCTGATCGCGCTCTCGCTGCCCCTGATGCTGCCGCTTTTTCAGGTCACGCTGCTGACCAACATCCTGATTTTTTCCATCGTCGTGACCGGACTGGTGCTGCTGACCGGTATCCTGGGACTGACCAGTTTCGGGCAGGCGGCGTTCATGGGCGTGGGCGCCTATACCACTGCCGTGCTGACCGCGCAGATGGGCTGGAATCCGTGGCTGTCGCTGCCCGTCTCGTTGCTGGTCACGGGTCTGATCGCGTGGTTTCTGGGTCTGCTGACCCTGAGGATGCAGGGCCATTATCTGCCGCTGGCCACCATCGCCTGGGGCATCAGTCTGTTCTACGTGTTCGGCAACACCCCGGCGCTGGGCGGCTTTACAGGATTGACTGACATTCCGCCCATTTCTGTCCTTGGTCTGGAGCTGACCTCGCCGCGTAACTTTGCGTATCTGGCCCTGGCCTGCCTTGGGGTGGTGGCGCTAGGCGCACAGTTTCTGCTGTCCAGCCGCACCGGGCGGGCCATGCGGGCGCTGCGTTCGGGACCGATGGTGGCCGAGGCATTCGGTGTGTCCGCCTTTGGTCTGCGGGTACAGGTCTTCGTCCTCTCGGCACTGATGGCAGCGCTGGCGGGCTGGCTCTACGCGCACAGCCAGCGTTTCGTCAATCCCACGCCGTTCAGTCTGCAAGCCGGGATCGAATACCTGTTTATGGCTGTGGTGGGCGGCTCGCAGCATGTCTGGGGCGGCGTGCTGGGTGCGGGACTGATCACCCAGATTCGTGAGCAGCTCCGCGACATCCTGCCCGGTCTGCTGGGGCAACAGGGCAATTTTGAGGTCATCGTGTTTGGGGCGCTGGTCATTCTGGTGCTGCAATTCGCGCGCCAGGGGCTGTGGCCGTTGCTGGAACGCCTGTTGCCGCAGGAGGGCATCCGCATTTTGCCGGAGCGTGAAAAGCTCTCGCCACGCCCCAAACCTGCTCCCGGTACGCCGCTTCTGAGCGTTAAAAATGCGGTCAAGCAATTTGGCGGCCTGCGTGCGGTGGGGGATGTCTCGTTTGACCTCAACGCCGGGGAAATCCTGGGGTTGATCGGTCCCAACGGCGCGGGCAAAAGCACCATGTTCAACCTGATTACTGGCGTCAACCCAGCCACCTCGGGGCAGATCACCTTCATGGGCCAGGACATCAGCCGCCGCAGCGCAGGACAGATTCACCGCCTGGGCCTGAGCCGCACCTTTCAGCACGTCCACCTGCTGCCCGATCTGACGCTGCTGGAAAATACGATGATGGGCGGCTACGCGCGTGGCAAGGCCGGAATCGTTCGCAGCCTGCTGCATCTGGAGCGCGGGGAGGAGGCGGCCCTGCAACACGAGGCATTGCGTCAACTGGAGCGTGTCGGGCTGGGCGCGCAGGCATTCACGCTGGCGGGCAATCTGGCGCTGGGGCAGCAGCGGGTGCTGGAAATCGCCCGCGCCTTGGTGGCCGATCCCACATTGCTCCTGCTGGACGAACCCGCCGCCGGACTGCGCTACGGCGAGAAGGCCGAGCTGATCATCCTGCTCAGGAAACTGCGCGACGAGGGGGTCACGGTGCTCCTCGTCGAACACGATATGGATCTGGTGATGGGGTTGGTGGACCGTCTGGTGGTCATGAATTACGGCGAGAAACTGGCCGAGGGTTCCCCGCAACAGGTGCGCGACAATGCGGACGTGCGTGAGGCTTACCTGGGCGTCGACATGGAAGAGGAGGGCGCGGCATGA
- a CDS encoding ABC transporter ATP-binding protein — MTSDLLLEVRDLHTRYGRVEALSGVSLEVPAGHIVSVIGANGAGKTTLMNSVMGILPSTGELLYEGQSLRGIPLETRVARGISLVPERRDLFASMSVADNLTLGAYSRRQQKWRGDLEHVYERFPRLLERRKQLAGTLSGGEQQMLAIGRALMGKPRLLLLDEPSLGLAPLIVRDILRIVKQLQAEGVTVLLVEQNARASLAISDSGYVLETGEVKLSGPARELAQNPELTASYLGG; from the coding sequence ATGACTTCCGATCTGCTTCTCGAAGTCCGTGACCTGCACACCCGTTATGGCCGCGTGGAGGCGCTGAGCGGTGTGTCGCTCGAAGTTCCCGCCGGGCACATCGTCAGCGTGATCGGGGCGAACGGGGCAGGAAAGACCACGCTGATGAACTCGGTGATGGGCATTCTCCCCAGCACGGGCGAGCTGCTTTACGAAGGCCAGTCTCTGCGCGGCATCCCACTGGAAACCCGTGTGGCACGTGGCATTAGTCTGGTGCCGGAGCGGCGTGACCTGTTTGCCTCTATGAGTGTGGCCGACAATCTGACCCTGGGCGCGTACAGCCGCCGTCAGCAGAAGTGGCGCGGCGATCTGGAGCACGTCTATGAGCGCTTTCCGCGTCTGCTGGAGCGGCGCAAACAACTGGCGGGCACGCTGTCAGGCGGCGAGCAGCAGATGCTGGCGATTGGCCGGGCCTTGATGGGCAAGCCCAGATTGCTGCTGCTGGACGAGCCGTCGCTGGGCCTCGCGCCGCTGATCGTGCGCGACATCCTGCGAATCGTCAAGCAACTTCAGGCCGAGGGCGTGACCGTGCTGCTGGTGGAACAGAATGCGCGGGCCAGTCTGGCGATCAGCGACAGCGGCTACGTGCTGGAAACGGGCGAGGTCAAGCTCAGCGGCCCGGCACGCGAACTGGCACAGAACCCGGAGCTGACGGCCAGCTATCTGGGCGGGTAA
- a CDS encoding efflux RND transporter permease subunit yields MSTHESGDLNAPRGTLPDGTPEPVINPFVRFSVRNYVFSIGIFVLVALLGLVSVFRLGVELLPNFEVPILAVSTTYAGANPDQVDREVSRRIEDAVSTLAGVVDINTTSVSNQSAVVITFADSTDIDSAANSVSQAVAAIRGSLPNGADAPVVQKFDPNATPILSLALLGGSAKPDDVTSYAEDTLVPRLERVEGVADVRLSGGPERKIQVLLDPTRLQSYNLTPARVTGAISGSALDLPAGTLTQGGNTTGFSTRNTPRSAADVGRIIVDPANGLRVADVASVRDGSASPTSFARVNGQPAVLLSVRKASGTNSVAVTDNVLAAMKAQPLPQGYSLKLANDTTRETRATVSDTFKEFLIAVAAVGLICLLFLGRLNTVFSVILAIPISISAAPLLFGLLGFTFNIISLLAIIVAIGIVVDDSIVVAENVQRYRDMGYGQVRSVLLGASEVFSAVTAASFSLLAVLIPLSFFPGILGQFFSQFGLGIAAAITLSWLESLLFLTVRLAYTAEARSVSWAELPPIVARLPELFRRTLAGVKTVPGVLALILGGTVTGLALSGTGLPLPVKLILAALLAPVVWTLVRYVVTVLYAFLEALTGTLHGVTIKGVTGVARAYARSLGNALKRPWIVMLVALAFMGSVVLIAPKLGFAFVPQTDSGILNVDLTLPVGTDLATTNAVTRQIEDRLLARKEVRLVQTSVGSGSLVGGNSANASSLTLTLIPKEERQGLDLLSAEYRTLLAPVVANRPGAELTVASQQTGPGGSADMTLALTAPNQALLLERNREVVRLLRKDPNIRTVKSSLSATTQERTFIPDPNRLSGTGLSASDVAQALRTYNDGSVAGSVRDGDQSVDIVVRLDPSLIRDEQSLLSQTVYSPALNANLPLSGLGTFQVAQAPATLSRLNKAYTATLDINLKQGGPNPFAYQAVLEKRVGDAGLLKDSVTLGNASAFGSSGLTGDLVFFGPIIMISSILLTYLVLGSQFNSFRYPIYLLLPVPIAIVGALWTLGLFGVNLDVITVLGMVVLLGLSTKNSILYLEFVTERARSLPLREALIEAAELRFRPILMTTLTVLVISIPLILGQGDGAEFRRGLGIVILGGVVTSTLLTFYVVPTVFWQFERRRLKPDAPVQMGGTPVPGD; encoded by the coding sequence ATGAGTACCCACGAATCCGGTGACCTGAATGCTCCACGCGGCACGCTGCCCGACGGCACGCCGGAGCCGGTGATCAACCCCTTCGTGCGCTTCAGCGTCCGCAACTATGTCTTTTCCATCGGCATTTTCGTGCTGGTGGCGCTGCTGGGGCTGGTCTCGGTGTTCCGGCTGGGCGTGGAACTGCTGCCCAATTTCGAGGTGCCAATCCTGGCGGTCAGCACCACCTACGCGGGCGCGAACCCCGATCAGGTGGACCGCGAGGTCAGCCGCCGCATCGAGGACGCGGTCAGCACCCTGGCCGGAGTGGTGGACATCAACACCACCTCCGTGAGCAACCAGTCGGCGGTTGTTATCACCTTTGCCGACAGCACCGACATCGACTCGGCAGCCAACAGCGTGTCGCAGGCGGTGGCCGCCATCCGGGGTTCCCTGCCCAACGGCGCGGACGCCCCGGTGGTTCAGAAATTCGATCCCAACGCCACCCCGATCCTGTCGCTGGCCCTGCTGGGTGGCAGCGCCAAACCCGACGACGTGACTTCCTACGCCGAGGACACCCTGGTGCCCCGGCTGGAACGCGTTGAGGGCGTGGCCGACGTGCGGCTGTCGGGTGGGCCGGAACGCAAGATCCAGGTGCTGCTGGACCCCACCCGCCTGCAAAGCTACAACCTGACGCCCGCGCGCGTCACCGGGGCCATCAGCGGCTCGGCGCTGGACCTGCCCGCCGGTACGCTGACGCAGGGTGGCAACACCACGGGATTTAGCACCCGCAACACCCCGCGCAGCGCCGCTGATGTGGGCCGCATCATCGTCGATCCGGCCAACGGGCTGCGGGTGGCGGACGTGGCCAGCGTGCGTGACGGCAGCGCCTCACCTACCTCATTCGCGCGGGTCAACGGTCAGCCTGCCGTGCTGCTCTCGGTGCGAAAGGCCTCGGGAACCAATTCTGTGGCCGTGACCGACAACGTGCTGGCCGCCATGAAAGCCCAGCCGCTGCCCCAGGGATACAGCCTCAAGCTGGCCAACGACACCACCCGTGAGACGCGCGCCACCGTTTCGGACACCTTCAAGGAATTCTTGATCGCGGTGGCCGCCGTGGGCCTGATCTGCCTGCTGTTCCTGGGCCGCCTGAACACCGTGTTTTCGGTGATCCTGGCGATTCCGATCTCGATCAGCGCTGCGCCCCTGCTGTTCGGGCTGCTGGGCTTCACCTTCAACATCATCTCGCTGCTGGCGATCATCGTGGCCATCGGCATCGTGGTGGACGATTCCATCGTGGTGGCCGAGAACGTGCAGCGTTACCGCGACATGGGCTACGGCCAGGTCCGCAGCGTGCTGCTGGGGGCCAGCGAGGTCTTCTCAGCGGTGACCGCCGCGTCGTTCTCGCTGCTGGCCGTGCTGATCCCGCTGAGCTTCTTCCCCGGCATCCTGGGCCAGTTCTTCAGCCAGTTCGGGCTGGGCATCGCCGCCGCCATTACGCTGTCGTGGCTGGAAAGCCTGCTGTTCCTGACCGTGCGGCTGGCCTACACCGCCGAGGCCCGCAGCGTGAGCTGGGCCGAGCTGCCCCCCATCGTGGCCCGCCTGCCCGAGCTGTTCCGGCGCACGCTGGCCGGAGTCAAAACAGTGCCCGGCGTCCTGGCCCTGATCCTGGGCGGCACGGTCACGGGGCTGGCCCTCTCGGGCACGGGCCTCCCCCTGCCCGTCAAATTGATCCTGGCCGCCCTGCTGGCCCCCGTCGTCTGGACGCTGGTGCGCTATGTCGTCACCGTGCTGTACGCCTTCCTGGAAGCGCTGACCGGCACCCTGCACGGCGTCACCATCAAAGGCGTGACGGGCGTGGCCCGCGCCTATGCCCGCAGCCTGGGGAACGCCCTCAAGCGGCCCTGGATCGTGATGCTGGTGGCCCTGGCCTTCATGGGCAGCGTCGTGCTGATCGCGCCGAAACTGGGCTTCGCCTTCGTGCCGCAGACCGACAGCGGCATCCTGAACGTGGACCTGACGCTGCCGGTGGGCACCGATCTGGCCACCACCAACGCCGTGACCCGCCAGATCGAGGACCGCTTGCTGGCCCGCAAGGAGGTCCGGCTGGTACAGACCAGCGTGGGCAGCGGCAGTCTGGTGGGCGGCAACAGCGCCAACGCCTCCAGCCTGACCCTGACCCTGATTCCCAAGGAGGAGCGCCAGGGACTGGACCTGCTGAGCGCCGAGTACCGCACCCTGCTGGCCCCCGTGGTGGCGAACCGGCCCGGCGCGGAGCTGACGGTGGCCTCCCAGCAGACCGGACCCGGCGGCAGCGCCGACATGACGCTGGCACTGACCGCCCCCAATCAGGCGCTGCTGCTGGAGCGCAACCGGGAGGTCGTGCGTCTGCTCCGCAAAGATCCCAACATCCGCACGGTCAAGAGCAGCCTGAGCGCCACCACCCAGGAACGCACCTTCATTCCCGATCCCAACCGGCTGTCCGGCACCGGCCTGAGCGCCAGTGACGTGGCCCAGGCGCTACGGACCTATAACGATGGCTCGGTGGCGGGCAGCGTCCGCGACGGCGATCAGAGTGTGGACATCGTGGTGCGGCTGGACCCCTCGCTGATCCGCGACGAGCAGAGCCTGCTGTCGCAGACGGTCTACTCGCCCGCGCTGAACGCCAACCTGCCCCTCAGTGGGCTGGGCACGTTTCAGGTGGCGCAGGCCCCGGCCACCCTGAGCCGCCTGAACAAGGCGTACACCGCCACGCTGGACATCAACCTCAAGCAGGGCGGCCCCAATCCGTTCGCCTATCAGGCAGTGCTGGAAAAACGTGTGGGCGACGCGGGACTGCTGAAAGACAGCGTCACCCTGGGCAACGCCAGCGCCTTCGGCAGCTCGGGCCTGACGGGCGATCTGGTGTTCTTCGGACCGATCATCATGATCAGTTCGATCCTGCTGACCTATCTGGTGCTGGGCAGCCAGTTCAACTCGTTCCGCTACCCCATCTACCTGCTGCTGCCCGTGCCCATCGCCATCGTGGGCGCACTGTGGACGCTGGGCCTGTTCGGCGTGAATCTGGACGTGATCACGGTGCTGGGGATGGTGGTCCTGCTGGGCCTGTCCACCAAGAATTCCATCCTGTATCTGGAATTCGTGACCGAGCGCGCCCGCAGCCTGCCGCTGAGGGAGGCGCTGATCGAGGCTGCCGAACTGCGCTTCCGCCCGATTCTCATGACCACCCTGACCGTGTTGGTGATCAGTATTCCGCTGATCCTGGGCCAGGGCGACGGCGCGGAGTTCCGCCGGGGCCTGGGCATCGTGATCCTGGGCGGCGTGGTGACCAGTACTTTGCTGACTTTCTACGTAGTGCCCACCGTGTTCTGGCAGTTCGAGCGCCGCCGCCTGAAGCCTGACGCTCCCGTGCAGATGGGCGGCACCCCCGTCCCCGGCGACTGA
- a CDS encoding efflux RND transporter periplasmic adaptor subunit — MKQVLPLLVLTTLLAGCSRPGQEAKPQGNDLNTAPAKTTVLKVQTVTAKQGTLRVQRSSSAIITAQKDSQVATQSGGTVTRLLADEGEQVGAGAVVVQLDDTQQQQALQNAKLQVQQAQINLQQTQNSTANAGASLTSAVASAEATLAQARQNAQSAETLYGLGGISLADLQAARATLAQAQSGLSSARNNLEQNGRSAQGSVPLQRVALETAQAGVRQAEENLARTGVRAPFAGTVASISARVGEFAAQGTAVFRLVDPGSIRAKFNIPSSDAFALADGTKLNLGYGGVNYVATVQGSPGIAGSDRLVPITARVQGGEKLPVGAAAQVRYRADLGQGVLIPSSAVQVDGGENAVFVAVDGKAERRVVTVIAESGGQLAVSGVDPGQSVINPLPGSLQDGAAIAVDTGAKDAAKPVESAP, encoded by the coding sequence ATGAAGCAGGTGTTGCCATTGCTGGTCCTGACCACCCTGCTGGCCGGCTGCTCGCGGCCCGGTCAGGAGGCCAAGCCCCAGGGCAACGATCTGAACACCGCCCCGGCCAAGACCACGGTCCTGAAAGTGCAGACTGTTACCGCGAAGCAGGGCACGCTCCGGGTGCAGCGCAGTTCCAGCGCCATCATCACGGCGCAGAAGGACTCGCAGGTTGCGACCCAGAGCGGCGGCACAGTCACGCGCCTGCTGGCCGATGAGGGTGAACAGGTGGGCGCGGGCGCGGTGGTGGTGCAACTTGACGACACGCAACAGCAGCAGGCGCTGCAAAATGCGAAGTTGCAGGTCCAGCAGGCCCAGATCAACTTGCAACAGACCCAGAACTCCACGGCCAACGCGGGCGCGTCGCTGACCTCCGCCGTGGCGTCCGCCGAGGCGACGCTGGCCCAGGCGCGGCAGAACGCACAGAGCGCCGAGACGCTGTACGGACTGGGCGGCATCAGTCTGGCGGACCTTCAGGCGGCGCGGGCCACGCTGGCGCAGGCGCAGTCGGGCCTGTCCTCAGCCCGCAACAATCTGGAACAGAACGGGCGCAGCGCACAGGGCAGCGTGCCCCTGCAACGGGTGGCCCTGGAAACCGCACAGGCGGGGGTCAGGCAGGCCGAGGAGAATCTGGCGCGCACCGGGGTCAGGGCACCCTTCGCCGGAACGGTGGCCAGCATCAGCGCCAGGGTCGGCGAATTTGCCGCGCAGGGCACCGCCGTCTTCCGGCTGGTGGACCCCGGCAGCATCCGCGCCAAGTTCAACATTCCCAGCAGCGACGCCTTCGCGCTGGCCGATGGGACCAAGCTGAATCTGGGCTACGGCGGCGTCAATTACGTGGCGACGGTGCAGGGTAGCCCCGGCATCGCGGGCAGTGACCGGCTGGTGCCCATCACCGCGCGCGTGCAGGGCGGCGAGAAACTGCCGGTGGGCGCGGCGGCCCAGGTGCGCTACCGCGCCGATCTGGGCCAGGGCGTGTTGATTCCCAGCAGCGCCGTACAGGTGGACGGCGGCGAGAACGCCGTGTTCGTGGCGGTGGACGGCAAGGCTGAACGCCGCGTGGTCACCGTGATTGCCGAGTCTGGCGGCCAACTGGCCGTTTCGGGCGTGGACCCCGGCCAGTCGGTGATCAATCCACTGCCCGGCAGCCTTCAGGACGGCGCGGCCATCGCGGTGGATACAGGCGCTAAGGATGCCGCCAAACCCGTGGAGAGTGCGCCATGA
- a CDS encoding TolC family protein codes for MTTHTTRILTVLLTLGLTTTPGHAAAQTDATKLTLASAVSRALAGGPDVTTARANLQKAQANLRAVRADPTSIITTLTQAEQDNTAAAVTLDGTKLNVAQTVIGQYLAAYEANGRISLNSAQVALDKRNLQIAQARLAAKVATQLDVNRAQTSLNSDTQELADAQAQLPVLKSQLARSLGLPTGTVLTLADPPAPPRLDASLATLQAGLEKRLPSLSQASNGLSLAALQVKLADNDYTPARTLEDARTAQANAQRGLDDALKAAGTGVRNAYVAVQNAQEGVGIARQQSANAATTLSQARARLKAGTAAAVEVQQAEVQAAQADFAVTQASDGLWKALAALGAASGVDVTGLAK; via the coding sequence ATGACCACCCACACCACCCGCATTCTGACCGTCCTGCTGACCCTCGGGCTGACCACCACACCGGGCCACGCCGCCGCGCAGACGGACGCCACCAAACTGACCCTGGCCAGCGCCGTGAGCCGCGCCCTGGCGGGTGGGCCGGACGTGACCACCGCCCGCGCCAACCTGCAAAAGGCCCAGGCCAACCTGCGGGCGGTACGCGCGGACCCCACCAGCATCATCACCACGCTGACGCAGGCCGAGCAGGACAACACGGCGGCGGCGGTCACACTGGACGGCACCAAGCTGAACGTGGCACAGACCGTGATCGGGCAGTATCTGGCCGCCTACGAGGCGAACGGGCGAATCAGTCTGAACAGCGCGCAGGTGGCGCTGGACAAACGCAACCTGCAAATCGCACAGGCGCGGCTGGCCGCGAAAGTGGCGACGCAACTGGACGTGAACCGCGCCCAGACCAGCCTGAACAGCGACACCCAGGAACTGGCCGACGCACAGGCGCAACTTCCGGTGCTGAAGTCACAACTGGCCCGTTCGCTGGGCCTGCCCACTGGGACGGTGCTGACCCTGGCTGATCCACCCGCCCCGCCCAGGCTGGACGCCAGCCTCGCCACGTTACAGGCGGGACTTGAAAAACGCCTGCCGTCGCTGAGCCAGGCCAGTAACGGCCTGAGCCTCGCGGCCTTGCAGGTCAAGCTGGCGGACAACGACTACACGCCCGCGCGCACGCTGGAAGACGCCCGCACCGCCCAGGCCAACGCCCAGCGCGGTCTGGACGACGCCTTGAAGGCCGCCGGGACCGGGGTACGCAACGCCTACGTCGCTGTGCAGAATGCCCAGGAAGGGGTGGGGATCGCCCGCCAGCAAAGCGCCAATGCTGCAACCACCCTCAGTCAGGCCCGCGCCCGCCTGAAGGCCGGGACCGCCGCCGCCGTGGAAGTGCAACAGGCCGAGGTCCAGGCCGCTCAGGCCGACTTTGCCGTGACCCAGGCCAGTGACGGACTGTGGAAGGCCCTCGCGGCGCTGGGGGCGGCCTCCGGCGTGGACGTGACCGGACTGGCAAAATGA
- a CDS encoding TolC family protein has protein sequence MTRRFPTLFLSALLSLGLLGAGHAQTAPPPAPVPTAPTLTAPVPIAPTPAPTVPTPLPLQQTSVDPVQVQTAPFTLNNVLALLRGSPGWQSADLTYRAAQLALDSARTRAGLSLSVGADGNLTKVPWDTGEWQGSTTLNVSAALNLLPWSPAREAVHSAERALAAAAVDLRNSRATLTIQAAQAFAGARSAVTGVAQADAQLALSVRLRAVADEQRAQNLITAEAVLERQSALESAQAARDRAVRGVNLAAAQLTRVLGRPLALPSDLSSFGSLPNLAPSSDLNTLLSRALSARPEIAKAEVALADAQAALAAAQRDARLPDLTAGVRAGQLSDAKGNAGRTVSGSLNSRTGVLGVQVSLPLKDTGEIPSGVALSLSGTYTLLGGAGAGELAQASQGVQQAQLGLSSARQGVDLDVRTRLSDYQDEVGGLTSLGTALTRAQTALASARARVDAGLGTPLDIDQAALGVTQAQNAIDAQAAAVELAALQLLQATGELDPVLLGQIPVLPITPAPAPLPTPPVPTPPVPMPTPPAPGVTPAPAPSTPEPAPPTPAPGGQP, from the coding sequence ATGACACGACGTTTCCCTACCCTTTTTCTCTCGGCCCTCCTGAGCCTGGGCCTGCTGGGCGCAGGCCACGCGCAGACCGCGCCGCCCCCTGCACCGGTACCGACTGCCCCCACTTTGACTGCGCCAGTTCCGATTGCGCCCACTCCAGCTCCAACGGTACCCACGCCGCTCCCGCTGCAACAGACCTCGGTTGACCCGGTCCAGGTCCAGACCGCGCCGTTCACGCTGAATAATGTGCTGGCGCTGCTGCGTGGGTCTCCGGGCTGGCAGTCGGCGGACCTGACGTACCGCGCCGCGCAGCTTGCCCTGGACAGCGCCCGCACCCGCGCGGGCCTGAGCCTGAGCGTGGGGGCCGACGGCAACCTGACCAAGGTGCCCTGGGACACGGGCGAATGGCAGGGCAGCACCACGCTGAACGTGAGCGCCGCGTTGAACTTGCTGCCGTGGTCCCCCGCCCGCGAGGCGGTCCACAGCGCCGAACGCGCGCTGGCGGCAGCGGCAGTGGACCTGCGCAACAGCCGCGCCACGCTGACCATTCAGGCCGCGCAGGCGTTTGCCGGGGCACGCAGCGCCGTGACCGGGGTGGCCCAGGCCGACGCGCAACTGGCCCTGAGCGTCCGCCTGCGAGCAGTGGCCGACGAGCAACGCGCCCAGAATCTGATCACGGCAGAGGCCGTGCTGGAGCGGCAATCGGCGCTGGAATCGGCCCAGGCAGCGCGGGACAGAGCGGTGCGCGGCGTGAATCTGGCGGCGGCGCAACTGACCCGCGTGCTGGGGCGGCCCCTGGCGCTGCCCAGCGATCTGAGCAGCTTCGGCAGCCTGCCCAATCTGGCCCCCTCCAGTGATCTGAATACCTTGCTGTCACGCGCCCTGAGCGCCCGCCCGGAAATCGCGAAGGCCGAGGTGGCGCTGGCCGACGCACAGGCCGCCCTGGCCGCCGCGCAGCGCGACGCCCGCCTGCCGGACCTGACCGCTGGCGTGCGCGCCGGGCAGCTCAGTGATGCCAAGGGCAACGCGGGCCGCACCGTCAGCGGCAGCCTAAATTCCAGAACCGGCGTGCTGGGCGTGCAGGTCAGCCTTCCGCTGAAGGACACGGGCGAGATTCCAAGCGGGGTGGCGCTGTCGCTGAGCGGCACCTACACCTTGCTGGGCGGCGCGGGGGCCGGGGAACTTGCGCAGGCCAGCCAGGGCGTGCAGCAGGCGCAACTGGGCCTGAGCAGCGCGCGGCAGGGCGTGGATCTCGATGTCCGCACCCGCCTATCGGACTATCAGGATGAGGTGGGAGGGCTGACCAGCCTGGGGACCGCGTTGACCCGCGCCCAGACCGCGCTTGCGAGCGCCCGCGCCCGCGTGGACGCCGGACTGGGCACGCCGCTGGACATCGATCAGGCCGCGTTGGGCGTGACGCAGGCGCAGAACGCCATTGACGCTCAGGCGGCGGCGGTGGAACTGGCCGCACTGCAACTGCTCCAGGCCACGGGCGAACTGGACCCGGTGTTGCTGGGCCAGATCCCGGTTCTGCCCATCACGCCTGCCCCAGCCCCTCTCCCGACTCCCCCCGTCCCGACTCCACCAGTGCCCATGCCGACTCCACCAGCGCCCGGCGTCACACCTGCCCCCGCGCCGTCCACCCCCGAACCCGCCCCACCTACCCCTGCCCCCGGAGGCCAACCATGA
- a CDS encoding TetR/AcrR family transcriptional regulator: MARPRTITDEQIVEAAREVFLEQGFAATTAEIARRAGISEGTLFKRYASKEDLFEAAVGLHDYAHWRANLLERLGQGEVRVNLEQAFMEFLGEAAAIIPNLMTVLSRGHDPEHNRILERLGNPVRQDAEVLARYLRAELGLGRVRPLDAEVTALTILGALTTYVHQEHMMNQTGREPMDAGRFVRGLLDLLWPGLTP; encoded by the coding sequence ATGGCCCGTCCCCGCACCATTACCGACGAGCAGATCGTGGAGGCGGCCCGTGAGGTCTTTCTGGAGCAGGGATTTGCCGCCACCACCGCCGAGATCGCCCGCCGCGCCGGGATCTCGGAAGGCACGCTGTTCAAGAGATACGCCAGCAAGGAGGACCTGTTCGAGGCGGCAGTGGGCCTGCACGATTACGCCCACTGGCGCGCGAATCTGCTGGAGCGGCTGGGGCAGGGCGAGGTCCGGGTCAATCTGGAACAGGCGTTCATGGAATTTCTGGGGGAGGCTGCCGCGATCATACCCAACCTGATGACGGTGCTTTCGCGCGGGCACGATCCCGAACACAACCGCATTCTGGAGCGGCTGGGCAACCCGGTGCGCCAGGACGCGGAGGTGCTGGCCCGTTACCTGCGCGCCGAGCTGGGGCTGGGCCGGGTGCGCCCGCTGGACGCCGAGGTCACGGCCCTGACCATTCTGGGCGCGCTGACCACCTACGTGCATCAGGAACACATGATGAACCAGACCGGACGCGAGCCGATGGATGCCGGGCGCTTCGTGCGCGGGCTGCTGGACCTGCTGTGGCCGGGGCTTACGCCGTGA
- a CDS encoding PadR family transcriptional regulator — MSTAPPTPPDANLLRGHLDLILLSIIQGPPKYGLEISKLAQTATDGYFDLKVGSLYPALHRLEKAGFVRSEFTSGPRSGNQVKAYTLTESGGRELNTRRAEFQTFTQQLGKLWTLTGGMT, encoded by the coding sequence ATGTCCACCGCACCGCCCACCCCGCCCGACGCCAATCTTCTGCGCGGTCACCTCGATCTGATCCTGCTGAGCATCATCCAGGGACCGCCCAAATACGGCCTGGAGATCAGCAAACTGGCCCAGACCGCCACCGACGGCTACTTTGACCTGAAGGTGGGCAGCCTGTACCCGGCGCTGCACCGACTGGAAAAGGCGGGCTTTGTTCGCAGCGAATTTACCAGCGGCCCACGCAGCGGCAATCAGGTCAAGGCATACACCCTGACCGAGAGTGGTGGACGTGAGCTGAACACCCGCCGCGCCGAATTCCAGACCTTCACGCAGCAACTGGGCAAGCTGTGGACCCTGACCGGAGGCATGACATGA